Genomic DNA from Salvia miltiorrhiza cultivar Shanhuang (shh) chromosome 1, IMPLAD_Smil_shh, whole genome shotgun sequence:
ggttggaggttttttcgggttgtaaatctccaaccctaaccctaaacgttcgggtttcgggctagcccatcgggttggaggttttaaaggtgtaaaaataaaattattatttgtattacattattcctaatgatctaatgtataatgtataaaatatacataaatattaaatatataaagtcTAAATGTTTGAGTAACAATCTTCTTCAACGTTAATAACATTCGGTGCTCCAACTTGTTCCATGTCTTCTTGCTCATCATCTTCACAatctattaaaagaaaataatataattaaagcaTAATATAGTTCGATAATTTAAAACATAATAACAAAAAGAGAAATCTTACCATCGGAATATCCATGTAACCAATTACGTGTGCAAATAAGAGCTTGAACTCTTTCGGGAAGAAGCCTATTCCTGTACTTGTTCAAAACATGTGCTCCAATGCTAAAGGAAGATTCGGATGCCACCGTCGTTATGGGAATGCTAAGCACATCACATGCCATCCTAGCAAGTTCTCCAAAGCGGGAAGCATTATCTTTCCAATACATAAGAAACTGGGAATCAGAAGAACGAAATTGCagaaaaattggaaaaataaatgaaactaCAAATGCTTAAAAAATTACTCACCAGCGGACTAGAAGCAGCTGCAGACGGCGGTGGTAGCGGCTCAACTCAGGTGAGAAGAGGCGCGGCGGACCGGCGGTGGGAGAGGGAGCAGAGTGGAGGCGCGATGGTGCCGGGTCGGTGGTAGACCGGTCGGCAGTGGCGTAAGGGAGCCGCGTTGTGAAGGGAGGCCGGAGGCGGAGACACGCTgtctggtggtggtggtggcggacgCCGGACGGCGCGGCTGATGTACGGAGGCGAGGCGGATTTGAATTGAGTAGGAAAGATGAAGAATGGAGGCGGCAGATAAGCATATCAGCATACATATGTGCATAACCCTaaaatgtaattttaaattcccattttttttaaaaaattcaatagCCCGACGGGCTGGCCCGACAACCCGACGGGCTGGCCCGCTTCAACCCGccagcccgaacgggctagcccgataAGCCCGATTTGTTATCGGGTTGCAATTTTCCAGCCCTAACCCTCTacttttgtcgggttattcgggtcggcccacgggtttcgggctggattgacatccctactcatAAATATAGCAATCATAATTTTATTCACTGTGGATCTACACTAGTAAAGTCTGAACTCCCTTAATTTTACCCTAAAACAGAGTTTTGCAGTAACCTTTAGTTCATCCATGTTCAAACATGACTACTCAAAGAGTAAAATAGTGCAAAAAGCAATACCATAAATTAAATATCCAACCACTTTCTCTAAAAGCAAGTCATACATACAAGCAATCTTGAAACTGAAGACTTGAATATTTCAAATGATGCATTAAATTGAAACTAAATTCAAATCAATGACTAGAACAGAATCTACCAGATCCCAATCAAAACTATTATCAAAATGTAGGCATCTTATCCAATTTCTTGATCAATTAATAGAATGCATAGAAATTCACAGAAATAATGCAGAGATATGATAAGAATCTCAAGCTGGTAAAGAAAATCTCATTGGCAGCTCATCATTCTAACAGCAATCCAAATTccccccaaaaaagaaaagaatcaaATGAATCAAACTAGTCAACTTCCCAGATCCATCCCAGTGTTCAAAACCCAAACAGAAAATCGTCACTAACTTCTCATTACTTTCCAATTGAGCAACACGAGCAGAAGGTAAGCTAGATTAATCAGGCGATCGAACCTTTTATCAAGATTCCGCGGCGCATCGGAGAAATGGACCCTGTACTTCATCGTCATGTTAGGGTACATGATCCCCCATTGTTTCCCTCCGGCGGCGCGGCCACTCATCGACGCATCACTGTTTGTACCATTCGTATTGTTGAAGGTACTCTTCTGATCGAACAGCTCATAGACATAAGCCTCCGCCGCCCCTTCCTTCCTCAGAGGCGTTCCCAATCCAGATCGCAGATGCCTCAGTAGCCCTCTCAGGTACATCTCGGCGTAGTTTCCGGCGTCCTGCGCCTCCGGCTGGCTCGGCCACCCGGTCTCCGTCACGATCACCGGCACATTCTCCTGCCCTGACACCGCCATGGCGGCGACGATGGCGTCGACCATCATGTCGAACAAGTTCCGGTATCTCACTCCGGTGACCACGTCGTCACGGAAATTGAACGGATGCTCCTGAAATAGAACGAATCCGACCGGAATTTCGGAGTTGATTTTGAAGATGTTGTAGGGGTAGAGGTTGATGAGGAAGGAGGAGTTGGTTTCGTCGAGGAACTGGAGCAAGGGGCGGACGACGAGCGATCCGATCGGCTCCTGGAATTCGGCGGTGGAAGGGGGAAACGACGTCGTCATGATGTCGATGAAGGAGAAGGTGGTGGAGACGGAGATGGTGCGGATGCCGAGGTCGAATAGGGCGAGGCGGAGGTTGCGTATGGCCGGGAGGAGGGTGGTGGAGGGGTCGGCGGTGGGATCGGAGGCGGCGGAGGTGGTGGTGATGACGTCGGAGCCGGCGGAGATCAGGGAGATGCGAGTGCGGGGGTGGTAGGGGAGGACGTGCGAGCGGAGCcagagggcggcggcggagcGATTGGCGGCGAAGGAGGGGATGAGGTGGTTGGGGACGGTGAGGAGGAGGGTGATGTTGGTGTAGGCGAAGGCGCGGACGGCGGCGGGGGACGGATCGAGGAGGCGGACGGCGGAGATACGGAGGGATTGGAGCGTGGAGACTACGCGTTCAGGCGGGGGGAGGTTGGGGGCGGAGGGGTTGTACGTGACGCCtatggtggtggcggcggcggcggcggaaagGAGGAGGAGGATGGAAGTGATGAGGTGGAGAGAAGGCATTTTCGCGTGTGTGTTTGGGGGTTTAGAGGTAATCAATGGCGGGTTTAACCGCTATTTTGCAGtcatatatatactccctccaacAGCACGCTAACCGCTATTTTGCAGTTAtataaatttacttttttttttttttgtataaacaGAATATCCAAAAATCTCTCTATCTGCTTCAATAACACAAAAAGCTGTTTGCGGCAGTGAAGATTGCATAATTGATGATTGCATGTGATGAATTCTTGATAAAACTGGTTAAGAAGAAATGATTGCCTTCTGCTCGTGTTGCCGAATTGGAAAGTAATTCTTGAGATTTTGGAGCTTGTGTTTAAATAATGAGAAGTTTGTGATGATTTTC
This window encodes:
- the LOC131005933 gene encoding glucan endo-1,3-beta-glucosidase 13-like, yielding MPSLHLITSILLLLSAAAAATTIGVTYNPSAPNLPPPERVVSTLQSLRISAVRLLDPSPAAVRAFAYTNITLLLTVPNHLIPSFAANRSAAALWLRSHVLPYHPRTRISLISAGSDVITTTSAASDPTADPSTTLLPAIRNLRLALFDLGIRTISVSTTFSFIDIMTTSFPPSTAEFQEPIGSLVVRPLLQFLDETNSSFLINLYPYNIFKINSEIPVGFVLFQEHPFNFRDDVVTGVRYRNLFDMMVDAIVAAMAVSGQENVPVIVTETGWPSQPEAQDAGNYAEMYLRGLLRHLRSGLGTPLRKEGAAEAYVYELFDQKSTFNNTNGTNSDASMSGRAAGGKQWGIMYPNMTMKYRVHFSDAPRNLDKRFDRLINLAYLLLVLLNWKVMRS
- the LOC131006005 gene encoding uncharacterized protein LOC131006005 → MYADMLICRLHSSSFLLNSNPPRLRTSAAPSGVRHHHHQTACLRLRPPFTTRLPYATADRSTTDPAPSRLHSAPSPTAGPPRLFSPELSRYHRRLQLLLVRCIGAHVLNKYRNRLLPERVQALICTRNWLHGYSDDCEDDEQEDMEQVGAPNVINVEEDCYSNI